A genomic region of Seriola aureovittata isolate HTS-2021-v1 ecotype China chromosome 21, ASM2101889v1, whole genome shotgun sequence contains the following coding sequences:
- the LOC130162234 gene encoding elongation of very long chain fatty acids protein 6-like — MNESELSSPLAEYDFERRFDERRALEWMQENWSKSFMFCGLYAAFVFGGQHFMRERPKLNLRRPLVLWSLSLAVFSIIGALRTGLYMMHVLTTSGFRQSVCDISFYSAPVTKFWAYAFVLSKAPELGDTVFIVLRKQRLIFLHWYHHITVLLYSWYSYKDQVAGGGWFMTMNYMVHSFMYTYYAARAAGLRVPRPCAMVITVTQILQMVMGLAVLGLVYHWMHDVRCPSNLDNITWGSLMYLSYLILFALFFYNTYLRGSSGDKGSKAE; from the exons ATGAACGAGAGTGAGCTCAGTTCCCCGCTGGCGGAGTACGACTTCGAGCGGCGTTTCGACGAACGACGAGCCCTGGAATGGATGCAGGAAAACTG GAGCAAGTCATTCATGTTCTGTGGCCTGTATGCTGCGTTCGTGTTCGGGGGTCAGCACTTCATGAGGGAGAGGCCGAAGCTGAACCTGCGACGCCCGTTAGTGCTGTGGTCACTCAGCCTGGCCGTCTTCAG CATCATCGGAGCTCTCAGGACCGGACTCTACATGATGCACGTCCTCACCACCAGCGGCTTCAGACAGTCGGTGTGTGACATCAGTTTCTACAGCGCCCCCGTCACCAAGTTCTGGGCCTACGCCTTCGTTCTCAGCAAGGCCCCCGAGCTGG GTGACACAGTGTTTATCGTCCTCCGGAAGCAGCGCCTCATCTTCCTGCACTGGTACCACCACATCACCGTGCTGCTCTACTCCTGGTACTCCTACAAGGACCAGGTGGCGGGCGGCGGTTGGTTCATGACCATGAACTACATGGTTCACTCTTTCATGTACACCTACTACGCAGCCCGGGCGGCCGGCCTGCGGGTGCCCCGTCCCTGTGCCATGGTCATTACGGTCACCCAGATCCTTCAGATGGTGATGGGTCTGGCCGTGCTGGGCCTGGTGTACCACTGGATGCACGATGTGCGCTGTCCATCCAACCTGGACAACATCACGTGGGGCTCGCTCATGTACCTCAGCTACCTGATCCTGTTTGCCTTGTTCTTCTACAACACCTACCTCAGAGGCTCCTCTGGGGACAAGGGATCCAAGGCAGAGTAG